From the Acidovorax carolinensis genome, one window contains:
- a CDS encoding arsenate reductase ArsC codes for MSHRIYNVLFICTHNCARSILAEAILNQNGAGRFRAFSAGSHPAGQVNPHALELLERNHFSTKGLRSKNWNEFATPDAPVMDYVLTVCDKAAGEVCPVWPGQPMSAHWGVEDPAAVEGDEEAVNKAFKDAFIVMSRRIALFLSLPLEKLDKLSLHKELVQIGQTKD; via the coding sequence ATGTCCCATCGCATCTACAACGTACTTTTCATCTGCACGCACAACTGCGCGCGCAGCATCCTCGCCGAGGCGATCCTGAACCAGAACGGCGCGGGCAGATTCCGCGCCTTCAGCGCGGGCAGCCACCCTGCGGGCCAGGTCAACCCGCATGCGCTCGAACTGCTGGAAAGAAATCATTTCTCGACCAAGGGTTTGCGAAGCAAGAACTGGAATGAGTTTGCGACCCCCGATGCACCCGTCATGGACTATGTGCTGACGGTGTGCGATAAGGCGGCGGGGGAGGTGTGCCCTGTCTGGCCGGGTCAGCCGATGTCGGCACACTGGGGCGTCGAGGACCCGGCAGCGGTGGAAGGCGATGAAGAAGCCGTGAACAAGGCATTCAAAGACGCCTTCATCGTGATGAGCCGCCGCATTGCGCTGTTCCTGAGTTTGCCGCTTGAAAAGCTCGACAAGCTTTCGTTGCACAAAGAGCTTGTCCAGATTGGGCAAACCAAAGACTGA
- a CDS encoding phosphate/phosphite/phosphonate ABC transporter substrate-binding protein translates to MSKLSFLIMLVAGLLAPSLAAASDAACEDPRTLRVALIPKTNTQKQLQEFRPLQVELERALQRPVVVVASPSYGSVIEGLLSDSIDLAELGPAAYAMLMDRNAAVKPFAANSGRGPAGANVLAMYRSILIVRSNQGIAGINDLRNRSLSLTDPASTSGSLVPRQFVKNKTGQSIDNYFSRISFAGSHDRAIDAVSKGLVDAGFVSTARFEEALKLGRIAPGELAVVWQSEPIPYDPFVLRNRLCKSVVEKIHRVFFNAAPLRAMLESRGAEQFVPVTNADYQVIRDLFSER, encoded by the coding sequence ATGAGCAAACTTTCCTTTTTGATCATGCTTGTGGCGGGGCTTCTGGCCCCCTCTCTGGCCGCGGCATCGGATGCCGCTTGTGAGGATCCCCGCACGCTGCGCGTCGCGTTGATCCCCAAGACAAATACCCAGAAACAGCTGCAAGAATTCCGACCGCTGCAGGTCGAACTGGAGAGGGCGCTGCAGCGGCCTGTGGTGGTGGTGGCATCGCCGTCCTATGGCTCCGTCATCGAGGGATTGTTGAGCGATAGCATCGATCTGGCCGAACTGGGCCCGGCAGCCTATGCGATGCTGATGGACCGTAACGCCGCCGTGAAGCCGTTTGCCGCTAACTCTGGCCGCGGACCAGCCGGTGCCAACGTGCTCGCGATGTACCGGTCCATTTTGATTGTGCGGTCCAACCAGGGGATCGCCGGAATCAACGACCTGCGCAACAGGTCACTGAGCCTGACGGACCCGGCAAGCACCTCCGGCAGCCTGGTGCCAAGGCAGTTCGTCAAGAACAAGACCGGCCAGAGCATCGACAACTACTTCAGCCGCATCTCGTTTGCCGGCTCTCATGACCGCGCCATAGATGCGGTTAGTAAGGGGCTCGTGGATGCGGGGTTTGTGTCCACCGCACGCTTTGAAGAGGCACTGAAACTGGGGCGCATTGCCCCTGGCGAACTGGCGGTTGTCTGGCAATCGGAGCCCATACCGTACGACCCATTCGTGTTGCGCAATCGCCTGTGCAAATCCGTCGTGGAAAAAATTCACCGCGTTTTTTTCAACGCCGCGCCCTTGCGGGCCATGCTGGAATCCAGGGGCGCCGAGCAATTTGTTCCGGTCACCAACGCTGACTATCAGGTGATCAGGGACCTTTTTTCGGAGCGATGA
- the arsB gene encoding ACR3 family arsenite efflux transporter, with protein MGLFERYLTIWVALGIAAGVGLGLVLPALFQAVAGLEIAQVNLVVAVFIWVMIYPMMIQIDWAAIKDVGKKPQGLLLTLTVNWLIKPFTMAALGVLFFKYLFAPWVDPQSASEYIAGMILLGVAPCTAMVFVWSQLVKGDANYTLVQVSVNDLVMVVAFAPIAAFLLGVTNVTVPWETLVLSTVLYVVLPLAAGMATRHHLARRSPQAVGAFVAQLKPWSIVGLIATVVLLFGFQAGTIVEKPAVIGLIAIPLVLQTYGIFFISWWGAKLLKLPHDVAGPACLIGTSNFFELAVAVAISLFGLNSGAALATVVGVLVEVPVMLSLVAIVNAWRPHVHAPRA; from the coding sequence ATGGGGTTGTTTGAACGGTATTTGACGATTTGGGTAGCGCTGGGTATTGCAGCCGGTGTGGGGCTGGGGCTGGTTCTGCCAGCGCTTTTTCAGGCCGTTGCCGGCCTGGAGATTGCGCAGGTCAATCTCGTCGTGGCGGTGTTCATCTGGGTGATGATTTATCCGATGATGATCCAGATCGACTGGGCCGCCATCAAGGACGTGGGCAAGAAACCGCAAGGGTTGCTGCTGACGCTGACAGTCAACTGGCTGATCAAACCGTTCACCATGGCTGCGCTGGGTGTCCTGTTCTTCAAATACCTCTTCGCCCCCTGGGTGGATCCGCAATCGGCCAGCGAGTACATCGCCGGCATGATTTTGCTGGGCGTTGCGCCTTGCACCGCCATGGTTTTTGTGTGGAGTCAGCTCGTCAAGGGTGATGCGAACTACACACTGGTCCAGGTCTCGGTGAACGATCTGGTGATGGTGGTGGCGTTTGCTCCCATCGCGGCGTTTTTGCTGGGCGTGACCAACGTCACCGTTCCCTGGGAAACCCTTGTGTTGTCCACCGTGCTGTATGTGGTGCTGCCCCTGGCCGCTGGCATGGCCACCCGTCACCACTTGGCCAGGCGCTCCCCGCAGGCGGTCGGCGCCTTCGTGGCGCAGCTCAAGCCCTGGTCCATCGTGGGCCTCATTGCCACGGTGGTGCTGTTGTTCGGTTTTCAGGCGGGCACCATCGTCGAGAAACCCGCAGTCATTGGGCTGATTGCCATTCCGCTGGTGTTGCAGACCTATGGCATCTTTTTCATCAGCTGGTGGGGCGCAAAGTTGCTCAAGCTGCCCCACGATGTCGCGGGCCCCGCCTGCCTTATCGGCACGTCCAACTTCTTTGAGCTGGCGGTGGCGGTGGCGATTTCGCTTTTTGGGCTCAACTCGGGCGCTGCCCTGGCCACGGTGGTCGGCGTGCTTGTCGAGGTGCCGGTGATGCTTTCACTTGTGGCGATCGTCAATGCATGGCGGCCGCATGTGCACGCCCCTCGTGCATGA